One segment of Falco peregrinus isolate bFalPer1 chromosome 4, bFalPer1.pri, whole genome shotgun sequence DNA contains the following:
- the LOC114012622 gene encoding uncharacterized protein LOC114012622 isoform X2 has protein sequence MPASLERSRGKKGTSFPEQLLCPVMLFPLLCWAEIYLLLLCEGCQLDKPAMGLMEPVKSDGIIEAALGGEANFSCNFLLSMEVLQVTWQKRMGSSFQNIATYSPKHGLRLTEPFQKKARFITAAVKASAITLQNLTFEDESYYRCIFSVFPHGSFSKEICLNIQSAETSTIVMAVLIAVLFLAILIYGVMRLIKTERKKLNVRNVSRTPKNEKGLHQDLSNQAMSLRTLKDQNVAYQSEEQAPGSSVHKMLQGLRRNPREKKSCRRLFSEEAENLNTSIHVMVGSGLIEDVKEPGYMPVKVDREATACGAVQRTPRASCSSAQRRKE, from the exons ATGCCAGCCAGCCTAGAGAgatccaggggaaaaaagggaacaaGCTTCCCTGAGCAATTGCTCTGTCCTGTGAtgctttttcccctgctttgctGGGCTGAAAtctacctgctgctgctctgtgaggGCTGCCAGCTGGACAAGCCTGCGATGG GATTGATGGAACCTGTGAAATCTGATGGCATTATTGAAGCAGCCCTTGGTGGAGAGGCAAATTTCTCTTGCAACTTCTTACTCTCAATGGAAGTGTTACAAGTCACCTGGCAGAAGAGAATGGGGTCTTCCTTCCAGAACATAGCCACCTACAGCCCAAAGCACGGGCTGAGGCTGACAGAGCCATTTCAGAAGAAGGCACGTTTCATTACAGCAGCTGTGAAGGCCTCTGCTATCACACTCCAAAATCTCACATTTGAGGATGAGTCCTATTACAGATGCATTTTCAGTGTGTTCCCTCATGGCTCCTTCAGCAAAGAGATATGCCTCAACATCCAAA GTGCTGAGACGAGCACAATCGTCATGGCAGTCTTAATAGCTGTGCTGTTCTTGGCAATCTTGATATATGGTGTCATGAGACTAATcaagactgaaaggaaaaa actgaaCGTACGTAATGTTTCCAGAACACCAAAAAATGAGAAGGGCTTACACCAAGACCTAAGCAATCAAGCAATGAGCCTGCGCACACTGAAGGACCAGAATGTTGCTTATCAAAGTGAG GAGCAGGCGCCAGGCTCCTCAGTTCACAAAATGCTGCAAGGTCTGAGGAGAAACCcgagagagaaaaaaagttgcagACGCTTGTTTTCAGAGGAAGCAGAGAACCTGAACACCAGCATCCACGTCATGGTTGGGAGCGGACTCATTGAGGACGTCAAGGAGCCCGGCTACATGCCTGTGAAGGTGGACAGAGAGGCAACAGCATGTGGGGCAGTCCAAAGAACACCCCgtgccagctgctcctcagcccagCGCAGGAAGGAGTGA
- the LOC114012622 gene encoding uncharacterized protein LOC114012622 isoform X1 has protein sequence MPASLERSRGKKGTSFPEQLLCPVMLFPLLCWAEIYLLLLCEGCQLDKPAMGLMEPVKSDGIIEAALGGEANFSCNFLLSMEVLQVTWQKRMGSSFQNIATYSPKHGLRLTEPFQKKARFITAAVKASAITLQNLTFEDESYYRCIFSVFPHGSFSKEICLNIQTISELTVEYDLHLPTEGLSTAVCSATGKPAPSITWLNERDLDGSPEIHHVQNSNGTVTVANRLTFSSNHLRALACLLEHPQGRKMKAVYLEKRREGAETSTIVMAVLIAVLFLAILIYGVMRLIKTERKKLNVRNVSRTPKNEKGLHQDLSNQAMSLRTLKDQNVAYQSEEQAPGSSVHKMLQGLRRNPREKKSCRRLFSEEAENLNTSIHVMVGSGLIEDVKEPGYMPVKVDREATACGAVQRTPRASCSSAQRRKE, from the exons ATGCCAGCCAGCCTAGAGAgatccaggggaaaaaagggaacaaGCTTCCCTGAGCAATTGCTCTGTCCTGTGAtgctttttcccctgctttgctGGGCTGAAAtctacctgctgctgctctgtgaggGCTGCCAGCTGGACAAGCCTGCGATGG GATTGATGGAACCTGTGAAATCTGATGGCATTATTGAAGCAGCCCTTGGTGGAGAGGCAAATTTCTCTTGCAACTTCTTACTCTCAATGGAAGTGTTACAAGTCACCTGGCAGAAGAGAATGGGGTCTTCCTTCCAGAACATAGCCACCTACAGCCCAAAGCACGGGCTGAGGCTGACAGAGCCATTTCAGAAGAAGGCACGTTTCATTACAGCAGCTGTGAAGGCCTCTGCTATCACACTCCAAAATCTCACATTTGAGGATGAGTCCTATTACAGATGCATTTTCAGTGTGTTCCCTCATGGCTCCTTCAGCAAAGAGATATGCCTCAACATCCAAA CAATTTCTGAGCTAACAGTGGAATATGATTTACACCTGCCCACCGAGGGTCTCTCCACTGCAGTCTGCTCAGCGACAGGAAAGCCTGCCCCCAGCATCACCTGGCTGAATGAGAGAGACCTGGATGGGTCCCCTGAAATACACCATGTCCAAAACTCAAACGGAACAGTAACGGTGGCAAACAGACTCACCTTCTCTTCCAACCACCTCCGTGCCTTGGCCTGCCTCCTTGAGCAcccacagggaaggaaaatgaaggcagtttacctggaaaaaagaagggaag GTGCTGAGACGAGCACAATCGTCATGGCAGTCTTAATAGCTGTGCTGTTCTTGGCAATCTTGATATATGGTGTCATGAGACTAATcaagactgaaaggaaaaa actgaaCGTACGTAATGTTTCCAGAACACCAAAAAATGAGAAGGGCTTACACCAAGACCTAAGCAATCAAGCAATGAGCCTGCGCACACTGAAGGACCAGAATGTTGCTTATCAAAGTGAG GAGCAGGCGCCAGGCTCCTCAGTTCACAAAATGCTGCAAGGTCTGAGGAGAAACCcgagagagaaaaaaagttgcagACGCTTGTTTTCAGAGGAAGCAGAGAACCTGAACACCAGCATCCACGTCATGGTTGGGAGCGGACTCATTGAGGACGTCAAGGAGCCCGGCTACATGCCTGTGAAGGTGGACAGAGAGGCAACAGCATGTGGGGCAGTCCAAAGAACACCCCgtgccagctgctcctcagcccagCGCAGGAAGGAGTGA